The genomic interval GCTGCGCGCCGGGCGGCACGTCGCGCGCTCGCGGCGCTACCTGCGCGGGGTGGGCGAGGAGGTCGAGCCGGAAGACCTCGTGGCCACGGTCTCGGCGCAGGCCCGGACCGGTGACGGCTGGGTCAAGGTGGTCGGGGACTGGATCGACAGGTCCACGGGCGACCTGTCCCCGTGCTGGCCGGTGGAGGAGCTCACCCGCGCCGTGGCCGCCGCGCACGCCCTCGGCGCGCGGGTGGCGGTCCACACGTTCTCCGAGCAGACCCTGCCCGACCTGCTGGCCGCCGGCGTCGACTGCTGGGAGCACGCCACCGGGCTCGACGGCGAGACCGCGGCCGCGGCAGCCGCCGCGGGCGTGGCCATCACACCGACGCTGGTGAACACCGCGAGGTTCCTCGAGTTCGCCGCGGCGGGTGCGCCGAAGTTCCCCACCTACGCCGCCCACATGCGGGCGCTGCACGCCCGTCGTCCCCAGGCCGTGCGCGACGCGGTCGACGCGGGTGTGCGGCTCCTCGTCGGCACCGATGCGGGCACGGAGGTGCCGCACGGGCTGGTCGCCGACGAGGTCGCCGCGCTCGTCGAGGCCGGGCTCACGCCGCTGCAGGCGCTCAGCGCGGCCACCTGGGGCTCGCGGGCCTACCTCGGGGCGCCCGCCCTGGAGGAGGGCGCCCCGGCCGACCTCCTCGTGCTGCCGGCCGACCCCCGCGAGGACGTCGACGTGCTGCGCGCGCCACGCGCGGTGGTCCTGCGCGGACGCGCCGTCGCCACCTGACCTGTGCGTGCGGTTCCAGGACCGCCGGATCGTGCCCGTCTCAACTACTGTTCGGCGCGTGCTGCGCCGACCCGCCCTGCTCCTCACCGCCCTCGCGGGAGCGTCCGCCCTGCTCGTGGCGGGCTGCGCGCCCCAGGAGGAGGCCGGGGGAGCGGCCGGCGCCTCCAGCGCCGGGGGCTCGGCGTCCGCGACGACGACGGCGAGCTGCTCCCCGGCCGACCTCAAGACGCTCACGCCAGGCACGTTCACGGTCGCCACCGACACCCCCGCCTACGCGCCGTGGTTCTCGGACGACGACCCGAGCAACGGCAAGGGCTACGAGTCCGCCGTCGCGTACGCGGTCGCGGGGCAGCTGGGCTACTCCAAGGATGCGGTCACCTGGAAGGTCGGCAGCTTCAACGCCGCCATCGCGCCCGGTCCGAAGGACTTCGACGTCGACATCAACCAGTTCTCCATCACCGACGAGCGCAAGCAGGCCGTCGACTTCTCGACCCCGTACTACGACGTCGCGCAGGCCGTGGTCACCGAGGGCAGCTCCAAGGCCGCCTCGGTCACGACGCTCGCGGGCCTCAAGGACCTGCGCCTCGGCGCCCAGGTGGGCACCACGAGCTACACGGCCATCACGGACCAGATCAAGCCGTCGACCCAGCCGAGCGTCTTCAACACCAATGACGACGCCGTCGCGGCGCTGAAGAACGGCCAGGTGGACGCCATCGTCGTCGACCTCCCCACCGCCTTCTACATGGCCGGCGCCCAGCTCGACGCCGGCAAGGTCGTCGGCCAGCTCCAGACGCCCAGCGGCGGCGCCACCGACACCTTCGGCATGGTGCTCGACAAGGGGTCGCCGCTCACCGCGTGCGTGAGCCGCGCCGTCGACACGCTCCGCGCCGACGGCACGCTCGCCAAGCTGCAGCAGCAGTGGCTCGACGAGGCGGCCCAGGCGCCCGTCCTGACGTGAGCGCCCCGCCGTCAGCCGGGGTGGTCCTCCCGCCGGTCAGCGACGTCGAGGCGGGGCGCCGCTCCTACCGCCGCTCGCGCCAGCGGCGCTCGACGGGGATCGCCGTCCTCTCGACGGTCGTCTTCGCCGTCGTGCTGGTCGTGGGGACGACGAGCGCCCCGGGGTGGCCGCGGACGCAGCAGTCCTTCCTCGACCCCGACGTCGCGCGCCGGGCCCTGCCGCTCGTGCTCGAGGGCCTGTGGCTGAACCTGCGCGTGCTCGTCGTCGCGGCGGTGCTCGTCCTGGTGATCGGCCTGGGGGTGGCGCTGCTGCGGACGCTCCGGGGGCCGCTGTGGGCGCCGGTGCGCCTCCTGGCGGCGCTGTACACCGACGTGTTCCGCGGCATGCCGCTCATCGTGCTGCTGTACATCATCGGGTTCGGGGTCCCGGGGCTGCGCCTGCAGGGCGTCCCCACCGACAAGGTGGTCCTGGGCACCACGGCCATCGTCCTGGTCTACGCGGCCTACGTCTCAGAGGTCTTCCGCGCGGGCATCGAGTCGGTCCACCCCAGCCAGCGCGCTGCTGCCCGTGCTCTGGGGCTCACGCACCGGCAGACCACGCGCCTCGTCGTCCTCCCGCAGGCCGTCCGCAACGTCACGCCGCCGCTGCTCAACGACCTCGTGGCGCTGCAGAAGGACGTCGGCCTCATCTCCGTGCTGGGCGCGATCGACGCCGTCCGGCAGGCCCAGATCCTCTCGGCCACCACTGCGAACTTCACCCCGTACATCGTCGCCGTGGTCCTCTTCGTCCTCCTGGCCGTGCCGACCGCCCGGCTCGCCGACTGGTCCACCGCGAGAGCGCGGCGCCGGCAGCAGGCGGGAGGCATCCTGTGAGCGACCAGCCGGTGCTGCGGGTGCGGAACCTCGTCAAGACCTACCCGACGGCCCAGGGACCCGCGCCGGTGCTGCGGGGCATCGACCTCGACGTCGACGAGCACCAGGTGGTCACGCTCATCGGGGCGTCCGGCTCGGGCAAGTCGACCCTGCTGCGCTGCGTGGACCTGCTCGAGCAGGTCGACGACGGGCAGGTGTGGCTCGACGG from Quadrisphaera sp. RL12-1S carries:
- a CDS encoding amidohydrolase family protein — its product is MLHLPGPVLARLDDSGEVEVRDGAWVLDGRITFDRPTSAGRDDVEVLDGWVLPGLVDAHCHVGLGPTGPVDAETARRQAETDRDAGALLLRDAGSPADTRWMDDDDAMPRVLRAGRHVARSRRYLRGVGEEVEPEDLVATVSAQARTGDGWVKVVGDWIDRSTGDLSPCWPVEELTRAVAAAHALGARVAVHTFSEQTLPDLLAAGVDCWEHATGLDGETAAAAAAAGVAITPTLVNTARFLEFAAAGAPKFPTYAAHMRALHARRPQAVRDAVDAGVRLLVGTDAGTEVPHGLVADEVAALVEAGLTPLQALSAATWGSRAYLGAPALEEGAPADLLVLPADPREDVDVLRAPRAVVLRGRAVAT
- a CDS encoding ABC transporter substrate-binding protein; the encoded protein is MLRRPALLLTALAGASALLVAGCAPQEEAGGAAGASSAGGSASATTTASCSPADLKTLTPGTFTVATDTPAYAPWFSDDDPSNGKGYESAVAYAVAGQLGYSKDAVTWKVGSFNAAIAPGPKDFDVDINQFSITDERKQAVDFSTPYYDVAQAVVTEGSSKAASVTTLAGLKDLRLGAQVGTTSYTAITDQIKPSTQPSVFNTNDDAVAALKNGQVDAIVVDLPTAFYMAGAQLDAGKVVGQLQTPSGGATDTFGMVLDKGSPLTACVSRAVDTLRADGTLAKLQQQWLDEAAQAPVLT
- a CDS encoding amino acid ABC transporter permease, whose product is MSAPPSAGVVLPPVSDVEAGRRSYRRSRQRRSTGIAVLSTVVFAVVLVVGTTSAPGWPRTQQSFLDPDVARRALPLVLEGLWLNLRVLVVAAVLVLVIGLGVALLRTLRGPLWAPVRLLAALYTDVFRGMPLIVLLYIIGFGVPGLRLQGVPTDKVVLGTTAIVLVYAAYVSEVFRAGIESVHPSQRAAARALGLTHRQTTRLVVLPQAVRNVTPPLLNDLVALQKDVGLISVLGAIDAVRQAQILSATTANFTPYIVAVVLFVLLAVPTARLADWSTARARRRQQAGGIL